CGTGGACGAAAAGAAGCCGACACAACGGCTCTTAGCCGCAATCGCGTACAAAAACGGTGTGTCGCAAACTGAGTTAGCCGAGTGGTACGACGTTCAGCGGCGGACGATCTACAGCTGGCTCAAGCGACTCGACACCGACGAGTCGCTTGGGCAGGCCGTGTCTGATGCTAAACGAACCGGGAGAAAACGAAAGTTGTCAGAATCACAGCTAAAAGAATTTGAAGAAACTGTACACGAACCACCCGACGAGGTTGGTATTGACGCGCCGGCGTGGACGCCGGCGCTCGCGCAAAACTTTCTCGAAGAGACCTACGGCGTCGAGTATTCAGTCTCGTCTTGTCGGCGGTTGCTGAAAGAGGCTGGGTTGAGTCATCAAAAACCCCGCCGAACAGCCGCTGAAACCGATGAAGACGAGCAAGACCGGTTCCACGACGAGCTCAAAAAAAAGCGACGGGAGCTGGACGCCACGGTAGTTTGTATCGATCAAACAAAAAAAAATCCGTGCAAGTCGAGCCGCGTGCCGCGTGGTTTCCGCGCGGCACGCGGCCCTCGGTCGAACTGTCTGGTCAACGTGATTGGACGTGTCTGTTGGGTGCGATCACCGAGGACGGTGATCGCTTCT
The genomic region above belongs to Natronomonas moolapensis 8.8.11 and contains:
- a CDS encoding IS630 family transposase (programmed frameshift), translating into MNHLDEISVEELQDALDNVDEKKPTQRLLAAIAYKNGVSQTELAEWYDVQRRTIYSWLKRLDTDESLGQAVSDAKRTGRKRKLSESQLKEFEETVHEPPDEVGIDAPAWTPALAQNFLEETYGVEYSVSSCRRLLKEAGLSHQKPRRTAAETDEDEQDRFHDELKKKRRELDATVVCIDQTKKSVQVEPRAAWFPRGTRPSVELSGQRDWTCLLGAITEDGDRFFSRFTEYVTAEHAKHFILALCKEFEDDLIVVLDGAPYFQASAVTDLAARDDLTFVTLPSYSPELNPVEECWRQVQKALSNRFFDSLDELTTAIDTALDKLSVPTVSNYF